DNA sequence from the Myxosarcina sp. GI1 genome:
CTCAAAGAAATGCAGCAGGTGGATGTAGTGATTGCGCCTTCTCTGCTGACTGAGGGTAAAGTTTATCAGAAAGCTCAACAGTTAGGCATGGGTAAATAAACAAAGATAAGATGTCAAAAGATAAAGGCGTTCTACAGAGCGTCTTTTTTTTAGTTTTGTGAAATAACCGACCTATTACTTAATTTATTTTGAATCAAAAGCGCACGATAGAAACTTCAAACAATCGATCGGAGCGAGCTGCAAATTTTTTTCAAAAGCTAGAAGTAAAATTACGGGCAAATCCGACTACAACCGCATTAATTTCTCTATCGGTAGCAACACTCGCTCTGTCTTTTGCAGCTATCTTTATTAAACTTAGTGAAGTTGAAATAGGTCCTAATGCCACTGTTTTTAACCGACTTTGGATTGCTACTATTACTTTATGGCTGTGGCGAGAATTAGCAACGATTCGACATTTATCAAAAGATAAAGTCACCGCGACATTTTCTCAAACCTATCGAGAAAGTGGTTTATTAATTTTAGTAGCAATAGTTTCTAGTGCCTCGGTAATCTGTTGGGCATGGTCGATAACTCAAACTAGTATTGCCAATTCAACAGTATTGCGTAACTTAACACCATTGTTTACTAATCTTGGCGGCTGGCTCCTCTTCAACCAGAGTTTTGAGCGAAAATTTATAGTTGGCACGATTTTAGCAGTATTAGGAGCAATTGCTTTAAGCTGGGGTGATTGGCAGGCAGGACGAGATTATTTGATTGGTGATGGATTGGCCTTACTGGCAGCGTTTTTTTATGCGATTAATCTGCTAGTTATTGGTAGCGTGCGA
Encoded proteins:
- a CDS encoding DMT family transporter, whose translation is MNQKRTIETSNNRSERAANFFQKLEVKLRANPTTTALISLSVATLALSFAAIFIKLSEVEIGPNATVFNRLWIATITLWLWRELATIRHLSKDKVTATFSQTYRESGLLILVAIVSSASVICWAWSITQTSIANSTVLRNLTPLFTNLGGWLLFNQSFERKFIVGTILAVLGAIALSWGDWQAGRDYLIGDGLALLAAFFYAINLLVIGSVRDKFDTSKILLWRCGFGALFTLPLVLFTEEHLFPYTWQGWLIVIAFAVVCQVLGQGLLIYSLKQFTSSFVAIFLLSEPVITAIFAWIIFGERLSLFNGVIFILILFGIYLAKSSRSSEKTV